The Vanessa atalanta chromosome 18, ilVanAtal1.2, whole genome shotgun sequence DNA window TACCTCGGTAGTTTTTCTGAACCTCATCGAATTGACAATAATAGCAGATGAAGAAGTTTTCGTAGTCAATTGCCAGAACGTTCAGTTCACTGTCAATAACAGTGCCgttaactgaaaaaatatatattattaatttcaggtGAAAGTagacatgtttttaaaaacacttaaaatggtaatgttttttatataactacctCCGTAAGGCAGGCTATGGATCAGTTTTCCGGTGGTTCCAGCATCGCTTGCGAGCGTGGCAGTACCCTCGATAGTCATAAGTCTGTTGTTGATAACGAAAGTGTACTTAATTTTCTTGACTTCACCTTCCTGCTTGTATGTGAGAGTACCACACTTTCCATTCTTCACAACGTCACCTGGGTACCTCGCGACTTCGTACCAAACACCATTGCCGTACtgttaagataattaattaattaaattataattataaaaagcatATGCATGAAGGGAGATTATGGTTTATGATAAGAGTGATTTCGACCATGCCATTTTCCATCAAAGGAAATATGTGCTTTTCATCAATTAGCAGAACCTTAAGATATGTTAGTCATTTGATACTTACAGACTTAAAGTCAAAATTGTCAACGTTTGTAACTTCAGGACACTTAGAGTCTATGATGACGTAGGCAGAGACTGATGCCACGAAGACGAGAAGAGTAAAACGATACATTTTAATAGTCCTTTGTAGCGCTTTGGTTTATCTAATTGTGTACTGACTTAGGCATATCAGATGTATACACGCCCTTTATATTCATCACAATCTTGGGGTCACAATTTTTACGCCCTAGGTTATCGAATTGAAAAAGTAGGGTCGAGTTGAACACGgaacattaaaaatgtacacaatttaaaatgttcCGTATCttcaagttaaaattaataatttatcctaAGTTTCTGTCTATACACTGCATTTTGCGAAATTGTAACATCAaaccaaattaaatcaaaattatctttaaattgtacactaataaacatatatataagtcACATAACGTCGTGTCAGatattcttaaaacaaaaaaaagtgaaGTCTATTTATTCCAGTCCAGTCCAATGAAGTCCAGTCACATTGCTAGACTAAGATCTCCTATTCATTGAGAGAAAGCGATGTGAAACGATAAAGCCGTTATGTTTAAAGGTCATAAACCCGTGAATCTAAGCCGAAGATTGCGAgtataatgtttttcttcaagCATAGCTGAACCTCatcaatattcttaattaatttagttaaaaatgtaGGGTTAAGTTAGTTTACTAAACGGTTTAACGGTTTAGTTTAACCGTCGTTAAGCGCACCGCGATTTTAGTAATATCATcaatgtcaatatatatataaattctaaattatattagcGTTATGTGCAGCCATTAAAtgctaataaagataaatattacaggaattttattgtattactttGAGATAAGTCTCTTCTCTTCATAAGTATTTTACTACCATTGTtaggtttaattaaattatattcggcATCTCATGATCAGATAAAGCAAGGTAGTGTAACTGTGATTTTGCGTCTTTAATATTGCTATTAGAGAAATACTGGATAGTTTTCtagtaagtttatttatgtgttttatgaCATTGTagttaattagtattgttgacAATTGTTCCGATAGTTTATTTCTAggaagagttttatttttaataacgttaatCTTGAATAGgagcaatacaaaaaaaaatatttgatgaaggTGTTCCATGTATAGTTAAAAGAATGAAATTTAGAGAGTCATCTAATACCATAGTATTCAAAATTGAGTTCATTTGGTTCTTCTTTGTTATAAAGTTCTATAAGTGGGGGGGTGAAATcatgaaaatactttaaaaaattaaaacaactcAACCGGACAGTATCGctcaaaaacaaaaaaggtgACACAGCTGTCAAGATTGAATTAATTGAAGGACCTCTGTAATCAAATCTAGGGGTCATGAAGATAGCCGAAGAATTGAATGGAGTCTATTTTGCTACCATTGCACAAGAAAGGCCCGATAAAGACACTCAAAAACTACCCAGCAGTGAAATTGCTAAACTGATCGCGCCAATGTTAAAGATGGAGAAATGAGAATAGTATTTTGCTCTTGAATAACGAATTTAATctcattaacaataaaattttatataaaaaataattcttattctttTTACGTCCAAGTCTCCAAGCGCAATCCTTTTTCAAACATGACGTCTCGccgtaattaatttgtatatagcaAGGAGGTTTTATTTGGCTCGAACATCCTCCCCCCGCTCGAAGTCCTCAGGATTTCGTGTAAGCTCAGGTAGTAGGCAGAGATTATGAATAGCCCGATGAACGATGCCCTTTGAAGTGATAACGTCCACTACTCTCGACACTCCGTCAGAACCCGGGTATAATTTATGAACCCGGGCCATGCGCCATTTTAAAGGAGGTGCATTGGTCTCTTTGATGACGACCAAATCTCCTTCTTTTAATCCTCGTTTGTTGATTCGCCATTTATGTTTCTGCTGTAGTTCGCTTAAATATTCATTCCTCCAACGGTCCCAGAAGTGCTGCCGCATCTTCTCCAAGCTCTGGTAGCGGTTAAGTCTGTTCGGCTTTACATCCAGCATATTATCTGACGGTAATGATGTCAGAGGTCGGCCAATCAGGAAGTGTGCGGGAGTCAAAGGATATAGATCATTTGGATCAGAGGAAATGGGAGTTAAAGGTCTGGAATTTAGGATGGCTTCAATTTGTGTAAAGAGGGTAGACAACTCTTCGAAAGTTAAATGTTTGTCACCTAATATACGAGTTAAATGGTATTTCGCGCATTTGACGCCTACTTCCCAGAGTCCCCCAAAATGTGGAGAATATGCcggtgaaaatttaaatttaatgcctTCATCGGCTGCGAAACCAGAAATACTTTCGTTATTTGATTTTAAGAACGTTCTAATCTCGTTGTTTGCGCCGACAAAATTAGTGCCATTGTCGCAATACAATTCCAACGGCTTTCCTCTACGAGATACAAAACGTCTCAGACACAACATGAACACATCAGTGGAGAGTTCGCTTGCTAACTCAAGGTGCAAGGCTTTAGTTGAGAAACATACGAATAAGCATAAGTAGCACCTTGAAATTTTACAGCCGCGTCCCTTACGATCAGTAATGTAAAATGGCCCGGCGAAGTCGACACCACTAACGTGAAATGGGAAACTTGGAGTAACTCTCATGACAGGTAAGTTTCCCATGATAGGATTTGAACCTTGTGCTTTCATGATTCTGCACAGTCTACAATTATTGACAGTACTTCTAGCTAATATTCTACCTCTTAAAGGCCAAAACTTGTCTCTTAATGTGCTAAGTAACAGCTGCGGACCTGCATGTAAAAGTGTTTTGTGATAATGTGTAAATAACAATTTGCAAAAATGATTACTTGAATCTAAAAGAATAGGATGTTTCTTCTCATAAGGTTCACTTGAATTATGAATCCGGCCTCCTACACAAATAATGCCTTCTTGGTTTATAAATGGAGTTAAGGACAAAATACGAGACTTTGGAGGTAAGATTTGTTGATTTTCGAGTAATCTAATTTCTTCTAAAAAACATAAGCTTTgatgttgttttattaatatacttaacgatttatttaaatcgtttgttGTCAAAGGTCCTGTAAGTTTGCAGtgtttatgttttgtattataaataaatcgcaGAGCATAGGCGAGAGACCTTTGCAGAATTGTGAATTTTGAAAATCtttcaaaatgtataatttctAATGTATTTGACTTTGTATGTGTAATTGATTGTaatgtagttattatttttttatttttcctttcaGGTAAGTCATGAATAATGGTTGTGTTAATGGGTGCTGGCCAGTGGCTTGAATTTTCAGTAAGAAATGACGGACCCTCCCACCATAGCTTACTGGAGTGTAACGATTTTGGGTTTACACCTCGAGATGCTAGGTCTGCTGGATTAATGTCGCCAGGAACATGTCTCCAAACACCTACTGATGTCAGTTCTTGTATTTCACTAACGCGGTTGGCAACAAAAGTATTTAAGTCAGTAGAGTGTGATGCCAACCAACCCAGCACTATTGTTGAATCTGTCCAATGGAACACCAAATCGATCTTACAACGTAACGTCTTCAGTACCTTGTTGCTTAAGCGTGCTGACAACAGGGCACCGCATAATTCTAGACGAGGAATAGTTAAAGCTTTGACAGGGGCCACCTTAGTCTTGGCACAAAGAAGCTTCACAAGAACGTTACCCGAACTGTCACTCGATACAATGTAGATAGCTGCGGCATATGCGACCTGAGATGCATCAGAAAACGAATGTAATTGTATGGTTTCTGATTTCTGAATAATGACACATCTCGGTATTTCAACTTTTGATACAGCATTTAAACTCGACGCAAAGTTAAGCCACTCCCTTTCTAATTTGCTATCAACTGGATCATCCCAATCTAAATTTGATAACCAAAGTCTTTGAAGAATTATTTTAGGAATAATGGTACATGGACTAAGCAAACCTAGCGGATCAAATAATTTTGCCGAATGTGACAAAATTATTCTTTTCGTTATGGTTGAGTTGATATTAATGTCAACTGGAAATTGTAGGATGTCTTCAGAAGGATCCCACTTTAATCCTAAAACTCTAGATTGTGACGATGTATCTAAATCTTTAGGCAAGatgatatttgatttattcTTAAAGATAGCGGGTACATTGGTTCGCCATTTTCTTAAAGGTAAGCAGGCTGAGTTGAGTTGGTTAGCTACGGAAAAGACTAATTCTTCCAGGGCCGTTTCAGTTTCAGCCCCTGAAAGAAAATCGTCTACATAGAAATCCTCTCTAATCACTTGGGATAGTTTGTCATCACCACATTCTTTTGATAGTTGTAAAAGGCACCGGGTACTCAGATAAGGCGCTGAAGCCGTACCATATGTAACGGTGTTTAATTGGAATATCTTTATAGGTAGTGATGGCTCATCTCGCCACAAAATGAGTTGCAAATTACGTTGGTTGTTGTGTATTAATATTTGGCGGTACATTTTTTCCACATCTGCTGAAACAACATATGTATGCTGTCTGTATCTaagtaaaatagaaaataagtcATCTTGCACTACAGGGCCAATGTGTTGGATATCATTAAACGATACCCCAGTAGATGTTTTCGAAGAAGCATCAAATACCACTCGCAACTTCGTTGTCTCACTATGTTCTCTTATGACTGCATGATGTGGAAGGTAGCAGCCAAATACTGGTTTATTAATCTCGGTCATGTGTCCCATGCGTTCATATTCATGAATGAAatctaaatattgttgttttaattgtggcttatttcttaatttttttttcaatttgaaatagTCGTTTTTCTGCAATGTCATATGAATCACCCAATAATTCAACCGAATTCTTCAATGGAATCTGAACACTAAATCTGCCATTTCTTTCTCTGCGAGTTGTCTGATTGAACAATATTTCGCAATAATCACTactgatatttttgtttgttgaagGTATGTCTTCAAGTTCCCAAAACTTTGACAGTTGCGCGCTAATGTCCTTGGAAAAGTTACACTGTATGTTAGAACTACTGTTCTTATAAAACGCACCCGAAATGGAACCAGCCACTATCCAACCTAAATATGTGTCCTGTAGTATTGGTCTTTTAGGCCCCAAATGTATTCTATCAGATCTTACTATGTCCCAGAATATATCAGCGCCCAAAAGTAAATCTATTTCTCTAGGTTGATAGAAGTTAGGATCAGCCAATTGAATATTGTTAGGAATTCCTAAATCATGTATATTCACTGCGACATGAGGCAGGTGTTCAGTTATTTTAGGTAAAACAAAGCAATTAATTTTTGTGTTAAAGGAATTATGCATGGAGCGCAAATGGATAGTGCAATGCTCCGTAACTTTTAACACAGTGTGGCCAATCCCGGAAACACaatgatgataatttttatttttaagtaacccAATATCCTTTTGTGCTCTTTCGCTAATGAATGATGATTGGCTACCAGAGTCCAGTAAAGCcctcaaaataaatgttttgccATTGCACGTTACCTTGACCAACGCTGTTGAAAGAAGAGCTTGATTGGTGGAAACGGCTGACATAGAAACTAAAGTGGAGGGTCCGGAAGTCGTGGAGTCAACTACAGCCTCAGATGAGTTAATTTCATTAGTATTTGTAGCGTGTTCATTATTAGGTTTTGTATTTGTAGTAGTTAGATGATTATTTTGAGTGGATTGTAAAGAactttgtttatgtaataatgtgTTGTGTTTTTTGTGACAGATCCTACAGCCATTCAATCTACATTGATATGATTGATGACCTCTGCGGAGACAATTACTACATAATTTCATGATGAATACTTTAGTTAAGCGTTCCTCGACAggtaatgatttaaatttaaggcATTCAAAAATTCTATGATCTTGGTTACAAAGTGGACATTTCTTCTGTTTAAGATTATATTCGACGGAGGATGAAgcaataaatgattttgtatgTGGCAAGATATGTCgtctttcattattattaaacttacctGCGTTAACAGTTTCTAAGACTGTAGCTCGCTGGCGAAGGAAAGAATAAAATTCTTCTAATGAGGGTGAATCCAAGTCACTTCTAAATTCTTCCCATTTACGCGCTGTTACACTGTCGAGCTTCCCCGAggccatataaattattaaagtgtcCCACTTATCAGTAGGTTCGCCTAAAGAATTTAAGGCGTTTAAGTTTTTGGATAAAGTATCAATTAACTCATGTATGCCGTGCTCACTTTCTTTATGTAGCTGTTGAATTGAAAACAATCCCTTAATGTGTTCATTTATTAAGAGACGCTTGTTGTCATACCGTTGGCATAAAAGATTCCATGCGATTGAATAATTACTCGAAGACACAGTAATAGACGATATGACAGAACCAGCAGAACCTTCTAAGtacgattttaaataatgaaatttgtttatatcttcTATAGaatcattattatgaataagtgatatatatgtatctctAAAGGAAAGCCATTGGTTTGAATTACCACTAAAAGGAGGTATTTTTAAAGGAGGCAACTTCATTAAGCTATTACGACCCTTATTTGTATTATTGGATGCATTTACATCTTTGTTCTTGTTTTCAATATACTCCAACAAAGACTGAGCTTtggcaattaaattataaaataaattctccgTTATATCGCGTTCCTCAAGCTGCTTTGACGTATCATCTTCTAATAATTCTATCTGTGATTGTATATCCTCAAAACAGCTTGAAAGGTCACGCAACTTGTCATATCTTAAACGAAGTTCGTTTAATTGTACCGCATTAAATTCTTTACATTCCATTAATggtgttaaatatttatcaaaaagagTTAATCTACCTCTAATAGTTGCTCTTTGTCTAACAAGATCTTTTAACTTACTCATTTTAACGGCGAAAACAACGCACAAttaattaactgttttttttacaaaacaaatctaacaatataattattgaatttgtaCTTTACGTGAATCCCGTTACGAATCGGTTTCGCAGCCGGCCGGTCTCTGACAACACGCTTGCAATTGTATGTAGGAGCGAGATTCTGCGACACTCGCCACAATTTTACAACCAATTCCGGACTTATAGATGTTTATTTctgtaatttgtataataattatttgaatatgtgaGTTGACTAAAAAACATTATCGTCTACCGTTTTCACACAAATCGAattaaaagaatttattatGAAGGATTGAAGACGTATTTTCCTCGGATGGCTGCAGCTGGATGCTGGCGATGTCCTGGAGGGCGAATAGTCTTGGCTTCGTTTTTCGATAGGTATTACGGTAGGTGGATTGTTCGGTAAAGATCACGTCGGGGTCACCAAATGATCGCGCCAATGTTAAAGATGGAGAAATGAGAATAGTATTTTGCTCTTGAATAACGAATTTAATctcattaacaataaaattttatataaaaaataattcttattctttTTACGTCCAAGTCTCCAAGCGCAATCCTTTTTCAAACATGACGTCTCGccgtaattaatttgtatatagcaAGGAGGTTTTATTTGGCTCGAACAAAACTGTTTGAAGGAGTCGAGGGTGCAAGTATAATAAGCCATACAGTTTACAGAAATAAGATCTAGGCTTTTAAATATGGTGGTGGAGGAGAATATTGCGCATACCGTGTACAgcaaaaagaacaaaaaatcaTTTTCAACCAACTGTTTTTCAACAATCAACCAACAACCAGGCCATATGGTAAACTGGTTGTATTAGGAAAGATCGATTGCAAAACTACCACCTACCACGGTCCGACCAGATTCAACATGTAACGGAACTTAATATTCCGACTGCCCCAAGACAGGCAGAGGACAGAGCCCGAGTAAGCCAGTCAAACTCTCATTGAAGGCACTTCAGGACTTTAGTAATGAACTGCAcgaagaagaaaaataatatatagtttgaatgtgtttgtttgaacgcgctaaaCTCATGAGATTTTTTGCGTCAGATAGCctgtttatgtaattattattattacgtcacACTACGGCCTGGGCTAGAAACTAGCTTATGCTGGGATAGTAAATTATAAggttttggtttaaaaaaataagaataataatattcatcacTAAGAACGATATTTATTCCAAAAACTATTACTTACACTTAATTATcactaaaacaaattttaataaataatatttttttagaaatgtcTTGTAATGAAAATTGCAAAGATACTTGTGCaagaatatgaatttatta harbors:
- the LOC125070763 gene encoding bilin-binding protein-like yields the protein MYRFTLLVFVASVSAYVIIDSKCPEVTNVDNFDFKSYGNGVWYEVARYPGDVVKNGKCGTLTYKQEGEVKKIKYTFVINNRLMTIEGTATLASDAGTTGKLIHSLPYGVNGTVIDSELNVLAIDYENFFICYYCQFDEVQKNYRESAWIISRSKTLSEEAKVIVDKFVKDSKFLNASKFEWPSVSDEDCRVDA